One Leptospira andrefontaineae genomic window, AATCTTTTATTTTAAATAAATAATCTGTTATAGCGAATAAAATTCTTGCAATATTCTGAGATATTGATCATAATTGGAAGCAGGAGCATCGATTATGGCACTTAGATTAGGTGATGTGGCCCCGGACTTCCAGGCAGAAACTTCCGACGGGCCGATAGAATTTCATAAATATTTAGGAGAAGGTTGGGGGATCTTATTCTCACATCCAAAAGATTATACTCCTGTTTGCACTACAGAACTTGGTTACGTTGCGAAAATTAAGCCTGAGTTTGAAAAGAGAAATGTTAAGGTTCTCGCATTATCAGTGGATCCAGTAGACTCTCATAAGGGTTGGATCGGAGATATTAACGAAACCCAAAACACTACTGTAAATTATCCAATCATTGCTGATGCAGATAAAAAAGTTTCAGGTCTTTATGATATGATCCATCCTAACGCGAGCGAGACTACAACGGTTCGCTCCGTCTTTGTGATTGGTCCGGATAAAAAAGTGAAACTGACTTTGACTTACCCTGCATCTACTGGAAGGAACTTTGATGAACTTTTGAGAGTGATTGATTCTCTTCAGTTGACTGCGAATTACAGTGTTGCAACTCCTGCGAACTGGAAACATGGAGAGGATGTGATCATAGTTCCTTCTGTTTCCGATGAGGATGCTGAGAAAAAATTCCCGAAAGGTTTTAAGAAAATAAAACCTTATTTGAGATACACTCCTCAGCCGAATAAATAAGAAACAAATAAATGCCTATTTTAGAAAGGAGTCTTCGGGCTCCTTTTTTATTTTAAAGGAAATTCTCCGTGCTCCGAGATCTTGTCAGGTTCATTGTATTCCAAAATAGAATATTCTATTTTGGAATACTTAGGGTCAAAGGGGATTTTGGAATATTTATTCAGAATGCATATTCCGCAAAAATCTATGATCAGGAATCAACTTTCCGGACCTGTATTGGATTATGTAGAAAAGGAAATTGAAAATTTCCTGAAATGGAGTAAAATGTATGACAATGCCGATGTTTCATAGAATGCCTCGCAAATTTGAAGAGGTGATTGGAAGTCAAGGTGTAGATGAGTTTGTGGGTTTTATGAATACTGCCTTTGCTGCCAATAAGGAGAATATAGTGGAAATTGTTTCTGAAAGATTTGAACGACGTTTGTCGGAGGAAATTCACGCGTTTCGCTCCGATATTAAAACGGAGATTGCTGATTTAAGAGCGGAATTTAAATCGGACCTCTCAGAACTCCGGTCTGAATTTAAGAGTGAAATAGCTGAGCTTAGGGCGGATTTTAAGATGGAACTCAAGCAAGAAATTTCTGACTTAAGAAGTGAGATGAATGAAAAATTTGCGGAGGTCTACAAACTTATTTCTTCTCAAACAAAATGGGTGTTTGGTGCGGTAGTTGCATTGACAGGGATTTTTTCGATTATTGTAAAGTTATGAGCTTATTAGAATTTAACTTTTTATTAATTTCTGAATAGCCTCCTTCGCGATTTCCTTTCTTATTTCTTGAGCTTTCCTACGAGAATTTCTAGTTTCTGAAACCAGATCTGGATTTGCTGTTTTAGGATGCCCGCTCAAAAAAGGAGGTTCTGGATTGTATTCGATCATAAGTTGGATTTCTTCTGCTGCTTTTTGTCCTTGGATCTCGGCCACAACCTGCAATGCAAAATCGATCCCTGCAGTAACTCCTCCTCCAGTAATTCGATCTCGATCGATCACTACTCTGTCTTCTTTTACATCGATTTCTGGAAAAAGTTTTAAGACATCCAAAGAAAGCCAATGTGTGGTTGCCTTGTATCCATTCAATAGACCGGCTGCTGCTAAAACCAAAGAGCCGGTGCATACGGAACTAATGTATCTAGAGGTTTTCGATTTTTCTCTCAGCCAATTTAGAATCTTTTCGTTCTCCATAAGTCGATTGACTCCGAGCCCACCTGGAACTAAGACCAATTCCAAATCTAAATTTTCATCCAAAGTTCTGTCGGGAAGAATGGAAAGTCCTCTTTCGGAGGGAATTGGATCCTTGGTTTCTGCAATAACATGAACTTTCGAATTTTTCATTCTGGAAAATACTTCGTAAGGACCTACAAAATCCAATGGTGTCAGATCCGGAAAGATGAGTAATCCGATATTGAACTGGTCTTGCATAGATTATATGGGATGTGGCCCAGAAAAGTCTTCAAGTCGAATTTAAAGGAAAAATTTTGGAAGAATTGTGATGAGTCTATTTTTGGAAATTCAAATAGGGGAGAGAGAAGTTCAGATATTGATAAAAATCAGTTAGACAGATCTTCACCCTATATCCCAATTTGGCATATTCTGAATTGGGAAGTAGAATTAGTCTTGCTTGGCTAAAACAATCTACACTGAAGAATATAAGATTTTCCAAAAATTGCTTAAAAAAGCTCGGGAAGAAGCGGGCCTTACACAAGTGGATGTTGCCGAGGCGCTTAAAGCACCCCAATCTTTCATTTCAAAAGTCGAGGCGGGAGACAGAAGGATAGATGTTATCGAGTTCTGGAACCTGGCAAAACTATATAAAAAACCGGTCGATTTCTTCTTCAAGTTTGATGATAAAGCGGAGCCTAAATCTAAGAAGAAATCCTTAAAAGCCGCAAGTTCTACTAAAAGAAAATCCAAATAACGTATATCTTCTATCCGTTGGACTTCCAACCATCTATCTTTCTTAGAAAAGAATAGCCAAGAAGAACGGTCCTTCTAAAAAATACCGTGCCTTTAGGCAAAAGCTAAATGAAACCGAATCGAATTCTAAATCCCTGGGCTTACTGGGTTGTTCTGATCTTCATCTCCTTTCTTTCCTTTTGGGTTGGAAGGCTTGGCTTAGGGGATATGGAGATACCTTTTTCGGATATTGGATCCGAAACGGAAAGTGTAGTTGATTCTCATCATTTTGCAAGGCCTCGGCTAATTCTCAAAAACGTTCGGTTTTATTGGCAGAAGGATATTTTCGTGGAAGCGAATCGTCTTTCTTTGGAAACCATTCCTAAAAATGGGGAAATTCTCCCATTTGATCGGCCGGAACTTTTTACTCTTAAGATCTTAAACGGTAATATTCGGATCTCTTTCGAGAGTTTGGAAAAACTGTTGAATGGGAGACTATTCTCTTTTCCGGAATCCACTCTTCGTAAAATTAAACTTCGTCCTATTTTTCATAACGGTGCATGGAAACTTAAGA contains:
- a CDS encoding DJ-1/PfpI family protein; the protein is MQDQFNIGLLIFPDLTPLDFVGPYEVFSRMKNSKVHVIAETKDPIPSERGLSILPDRTLDENLDLELVLVPGGLGVNRLMENEKILNWLREKSKTSRYISSVCTGSLVLAAAGLLNGYKATTHWLSLDVLKLFPEIDVKEDRVVIDRDRITGGGVTAGIDFALQVVAEIQGQKAAEEIQLMIEYNPEPPFLSGHPKTANPDLVSETRNSRRKAQEIRKEIAKEAIQKLIKS
- a CDS encoding helix-turn-helix domain-containing protein, with translation MAKTIYTEEYKIFQKLLKKAREEAGLTQVDVAEALKAPQSFISKVEAGDRRIDVIEFWNLAKLYKKPVDFFFKFDDKAEPKSKKKSLKAASSTKRKSK
- a CDS encoding LA_3696 family protein gives rise to the protein MFHRMPRKFEEVIGSQGVDEFVGFMNTAFAANKENIVEIVSERFERRLSEEIHAFRSDIKTEIADLRAEFKSDLSELRSEFKSEIAELRADFKMELKQEISDLRSEMNEKFAEVYKLISSQTKWVFGAVVALTGIFSIIVKL
- a CDS encoding peroxiredoxin, coding for MALRLGDVAPDFQAETSDGPIEFHKYLGEGWGILFSHPKDYTPVCTTELGYVAKIKPEFEKRNVKVLALSVDPVDSHKGWIGDINETQNTTVNYPIIADADKKVSGLYDMIHPNASETTTVRSVFVIGPDKKVKLTLTYPASTGRNFDELLRVIDSLQLTANYSVATPANWKHGEDVIIVPSVSDEDAEKKFPKGFKKIKPYLRYTPQPNK